In Candidatus Contubernalis alkalaceticus, the genomic window ACCTTCTTGTTATCAATACTACACACTCCACATGGATTGTATGCGGCTTTTTACATGATTACTTTAATCCACTTCAGATTTTGGTGAATTTTTTTAAAATGAAGGGGATAAAGTTGTGGGGACTGGACCGAGATGGTTTGATTAATTAATAATTGTGCCTACAAGATGTTCTCTCTCTTGCTCATCCACCCGCACCCTCAAAATCTCCCCTTTCCTCCGCAGTCCGGCCTCTGCCCGCACCCTAAAATAGTACTGCGAAAACCCTTCCAGATACCCCCCCGGCACTTCCTCCTCAAATAGAACCTCCACCTCTCGGCCCAGGAACTTTTCGGCATAATCCTCCGCCAGCTTTTCGCCCAGATGGATTAGCTTTTTGCTTCTCTGCTCCTTTTTCCGAGGTGATAACTGGTCTTTGAATTTTGCAGCCGCGGTACCTTCCCGGGTAGAATATTTGAAAACATGCAGCCTGGAAAAAGCCATTTCCTGAACAAAGCTATAAGATCTTTCAAAGTTTTCTTCTTTTTCTCCGGGAAAACCCACCATGACATCGGTGGTCAGGGCCAGATCCGGCATCATAAATTTTAAGAAATTAACCAGTTTTCGGTATTCATCAGTGGTGTAGCGGCGATTCATTCTTCTTAATGTTTCATTGTCACCGCTCTGCAGGGGGATGTGCAGATGGGGACATATTTTTTCTGAATCTCCTACAGCCTCCATCAGTTCCATGGTAAAGTCAGTAGGTTCCAGTGAACTTAAGCGAATTCTTCTTACACCTGGCAGTTGGTCCAGCTCACCGATTACCTGCGCCAGTGTAATTTTCCCTTCCAGGTCCTTTCCATAAGCTCCCAGATTAACCCCGGTTAATACAATTTCCCTGGTTCCCAGGGCAGTCAATCTTTTAACCTCTTCCAAAATATCTTTCATTTTTCGGCTGCGCACCGGCCCCCGGGCAAAGGGAATTAAACAGTATGAGCAAAATTGTTCACAGCCGTCTTCAATTTTTATAAAAGCCCGGGTGCGTCGAATTTCTCCTAAGGGAATTTCCTCAAAAGGCGCCTGATTAAGCATGCTCACCTTGACCAGGGGTTCTTCCTCCATTTGATGCAGTAAGTCCATGATACCCCGGCGGTTTTGAACACCGCTTATCACATTTACCCCCGGGATTTTTTTTATTTCCTCCGGAGCCATCTGGGCATAACAGCCCATTACCGCAATCTTGGCCTCAGGGTTTGTTTTTTTTGCCCGGCGAATCATCTGCCGTGATTTTCCATCGCTTAAGTGGGTGACAGTACAGGTGTTTATCACATAAACATCGGCTTTTTCTGTAAAGTCAACTATAGTATAGCCCTGTTCCCGAAACAATTGGGCCAGGGCTTCCGTTTCATATTGATTTACTTTACAGCCTAATGTGTAAAGTGCTGCCTTTTTATTCGCTTTTTTATTTTCCATCTGCTTCACCCAAATCTCCCAGCTCATATAAAACCATTGTTACCGCGGCTGCAGCCGCCGTCTCAGTACGGAGAATACGGGGACCCAGGGAAACAGAAACAGCTCCCTGGGAAAGAGCCAGTTCAGCTTCCTGGAGAGTAAATCCCCCTTCGGGTCCCACCAACAGTAATACTTTTTTAATATCTGGATTTTCTTTGAGAACTTCTTTTAACCCCCGTTTTTCTTCCTGCTCCCATAAAAAGAGTACCGGTCCAGTATCTTGGTTCTCCATCAGGATGCTTTCCAGAGAAGTTATTGCTCCAACTTCAGGGATCCTATCCCGATGGGATTGCTCTGCGGCACCCTTCGCAATTTTCTGCCAGCGGTTTACCCTGTCCCGGGCCTTATCAACGCTAATTCTTACCACAGAACGCTCAGCAGTAAATGGTATAATTTTTTTTACCCCTAATTCAGTGCTTTTCTGGATAATGAAATCCATTTTTTCACCCTTGGTCAGAGCCTGACACAATACTAAATCCAGGAAAGTCTCTTTTCTTTTTATCAATTTTTCTTTTATAGATGCTAAAACCTGCTCCCTGCCAATCTCATTTATTTCACACAGGTATGAATTCCCCTGGCCATCAGCAATAATCAGTGGGTCTTTAATTCTCATCCGCAGAACCCGGCTGATATGCTTCACCGGTTCTCCCCGGATCACCGCCGT contains:
- the mtaB gene encoding tRNA (N(6)-L-threonylcarbamoyladenosine(37)-C(2))-methylthiotransferase MtaB, which encodes MENKKANKKAALYTLGCKVNQYETEALAQLFREQGYTIVDFTEKADVYVINTCTVTHLSDGKSRQMIRRAKKTNPEAKIAVMGCYAQMAPEEIKKIPGVNVISGVQNRRGIMDLLHQMEEEPLVKVSMLNQAPFEEIPLGEIRRTRAFIKIEDGCEQFCSYCLIPFARGPVRSRKMKDILEEVKRLTALGTREIVLTGVNLGAYGKDLEGKITLAQVIGELDQLPGVRRIRLSSLEPTDFTMELMEAVGDSEKICPHLHIPLQSGDNETLRRMNRRYTTDEYRKLVNFLKFMMPDLALTTDVMVGFPGEKEENFERSYSFVQEMAFSRLHVFKYSTREGTAAAKFKDQLSPRKKEQRSKKLIHLGEKLAEDYAEKFLGREVEVLFEEEVPGGYLEGFSQYYFRVRAEAGLRRKGEILRVRVDEQEREHLVGTIIN
- a CDS encoding 16S rRNA (uracil(1498)-N(3))-methyltransferase; the encoded protein is MNRFFIDSEDINEEDGTAVIRGEPVKHISRVLRMRIKDPLIIADGQGNSYLCEINEIGREQVLASIKEKLIKRKETFLDLVLCQALTKGEKMDFIIQKSTELGVKKIIPFTAERSVVRISVDKARDRVNRWQKIAKGAAEQSHRDRIPEVGAITSLESILMENQDTGPVLFLWEQEEKRGLKEVLKENPDIKKVLLLVGPEGGFTLQEAELALSQGAVSVSLGPRILRTETAAAAAVTMVLYELGDLGEADGK